In Bubalus bubalis isolate 160015118507 breed Murrah chromosome 3, NDDB_SH_1, whole genome shotgun sequence, a genomic segment contains:
- the CTC1 gene encoding CST complex subunit CTC1 isoform X4, whose protein sequence is MAGCRPGAPGSEQAWLEVAQAFIQETLCPPGKEPDVQLTQLVIDCVKTTWLSQGTSQGLTLPLSYSFVSVKDLRTHQRLPCCSHLSWSSTVYQAWAQEAGPRGVPLPRERLLLLGTLTDLSGNLEQECRNGSLYIRDNTGALDCELIDLDLSWLGHLFLFPNWSYLPSPMKSPGEGHVELWDTPVPVFPLTISPGPLTPIPVVYPEMASRLLSQVPAQLVWHRALCPGRAYVLTELRVSKLPGHRYRVWMTSTSSQLLPLKPECVQELELELAGVPLEADPQSLPRPSSPQDKKHPGPDCLVRDSILLSYTGMVTDTLNQPAGLYELDRKLELCLAYQQFRGLRRVVRPGVRLELLDVHLLQSVGGGTRRPILAPCLRGAVLLRGFSHQVPETQFSHQVPQASLYEQLVWEHQLGLPIYLWATKALEDLACKLCPHVLRYHQFLKYSSPGDPSLGLQILAPILEVLIPPGCPGRNTHSEILEEPHHCPLQKYTQLQTPCFFPTLAFLKEEAKHRAWASFDPKTLLPLPEASHLPSWQLNQRLAWSWQCLLPSAFRPAPVLLGILVPSSRKGCLQLRDQSGSLSCLLLAQPLQPLTDPRLIGCLVRTDRFQLVIERNVRSSFPSWKELSTTDFIQKKQARVYVQFLLADALILSVPRPVLHSATSSTPRTEPSPPEGPHIEQSRLFLLSHKEALIKRNFSVPPSASSEMPQPTLSFHVLGSWLGGTQRKEGTGWGPPEPKEDENSDQKVLLLFLGSSVRWFEFLHPGHVYRLVASGPPTLMFEEGGSSCVSQHPLELAGCASCLTVQDEWTVELASSQDIPEVLGIRPTLPESSLTDLLSGNFADSLVSFSAEIVSHLWMKPGSSGTVRRCVKLTVALETADYKFPPHLDVYIEDPHLPPPLGLLPGARVHFHQLEKRVSRSHNVYCCFRSSTCVQVLHFPPDTTVSAPLPHIYLTELLQGDKAPFRATASCHVVSVFSLHLLWVCAHCTSICPQGRCPRQSPACPTQTSVSQASIRLLVEDGTAEAVVTCRNHQVAAVLGLCPSEWTSLLEIVRGPGKVALQFTGPGAQLESSAEVDEPLTLFLWTLCTSFSVLRPMVLSFELERKPSKIIPLEAPRLQRFQCGESPFLTRVNPKIRLSCLSIQEPEHPNALGALVSSC, encoded by the exons ATGGCGGGCTGCCGGCCTGGGGCTCCTGGCTCT GAGCAAGCCTGGCTTGAGGTCGCCCAGGCTTTCATCCAAGAGACCCTGTGTCCACCTGGCAAGGAGCCTGATGTCCAGTTGACTCAGTTGGTCATTGACTGTGTGAAGACTACCTGGTTGTCCCAGGGAACGAGCCAGGGTTTAACACTGCCCCTCAGCTACAG CTTTGTCTCAGTAAAGGACCTCAGGACCCACCAGCGTCTCCCATGCTGCAGCCACTTGTCCTGGAGCAGTACTGTGTATCAGGCTTGGGCCCAAGAGGCTGGACCACGTGGGGTTCCTCTGCCCCGGGAACGACTGTTACTTTTAGGGACACTTACCGACCTATCAGGGAACTTGGAACAAGAGTGCAGGAATGGAAGCCTCTATATAAGAGACAACACTGGTGCCCTGGATTGTGAG CTCATAGATCTGGACCTTTCTTGGTTGGGCCATCTCTTTCTGTTCCCCAACTGGAGTTACCTCCCTTCTCCGATGAAGTCTCCAGGAGAGGGGCACGTGGAGCTCTGGGATACCCCCGTGCCAGTATTTCCTTTGACCATCAGTCCTGGCCCTCTCACCCCCATCCCTGTTGTCTACCCAGAAATGGCTTCCCGCCTGCTCAG CCAGGTCCCTGCCCAGCTGGTGTGGCACCGAGCCCTCTGTCCTGGTAGAGCCTATGTGCTGACAGAACTGCGAGTGTCCAAGCTCCCTGGTCACCGTTACCGGGTGTGGATGACCAGCACCTCCTCCCAGCTGTTGCCGCTGAAACCAGAATGTGTACAAGAGCTGGAACTGGAGCTGGCCGGAGTCCCCTTGGAGGCCGACCCCCAATCACTGCCCCGGCCCAGCAGCCCCCAGGACAAGAAGCATCCGGGTCCAGACTGTCTCGTCCGGGACTCCATACTCTTATCCTACACG GGAATGGTCACTGACACACTGAATCAGCCTGCGGGCCTCTATGAGCTGGACAGGAAGCTGGAGCTCTGCCTCGCCTACCAGCAGTTCCGTGGCCTCAGGAGGGTGGTGCGACCAGGAGTCCGTCTGGAG CTCCTGGATGTTCACCTCCTGCAGTCAGTGGGCGGGGGGACGAGAAGACCCATATTAGCTCCCTGCCTTCGTGGTGCCGTTCTGCTTCGCGGCTTCTCTCATCAGGTGcctgagactcagttttcccaccaagtcccccaggcctccctgtatgaGCAGCTGGTATGGGAGCATCAGTTAGGACTCCCCATCTACCTGTGGGCCACCAAGGCCCTGGAGGATCTGGCCTGCAA GCTGTGTCCTCACGTGCTGAGATACCACCAGTTCCTGAAGTATTCGTCACCTGGGGACCCCAGCCTGGGACTACAGATCCTGGCCCCGATCTTGGAGGTTCTTATTCCACCTGGCTGCCCTGGTCGGAACACACACAGCGAAATCCTTGAAGAGCCACATCACTGTCCACTCCAGAAG TACACCCAGCTGCAGACTCCCTGCTTTTTCCCTACTTTGGCCTTCCTGAAAGAGGAAGCGAAGCACAGGGCCTGGGCCTCCTTTGACCCTAAGACCCTTCTGCCCCTCCCAGAGGCTTCTCACTTGCCCAGTTGGCAACTCAATCAGCGCCTGGCCTGGTCCTGGCAGTGTCTGCTGCCTTCTGCATTCCGCCCTGCCCCG GTACTACTTGGGATCCTGGTGCCTTCATCTCGTAAAGGGTGTCTGCAACTTCGGGACCAGAGCGGTTCCCTGTCCTGCCTACTCCTGGCCCAGCCCTTGCAGCCCCTCACTGACCCCAGGCTCATAG GTTGCCTGGTGAGGACAGACAGATTCCAGTTGGTCATAGAAAGGAATGTCAGAAGCAGCTTCCCTTCCTGGAAGGAGCTGAGCACCACAGACTTCATCCAGAAGAAGCAGGCCAG AGTCTATGTCCAGTTTCTTCTGGCCGATGCTCTGATCTTGTCTGTGCCCAGACCCGTCCTTCACTCAGCCACCTCCTCCACACCTCGGACAGAGCCTTCCCCTCCAGAGGGTCCCCACATAGAACAGAGCCGGCTGTTCTTGCTGTCCCACAAGGAGGCACTGATAAAGAGGAACTTCTCTGTGCCCCCAAGTGCCAGTTCAGAGATGCCCCAGCCTACCCTCAGTTTCCATGTATTAGGGAGCTGGCTTGGGGGCacccagaggaaggagggaacTGGATGGGGCCCACCTGAACCCAAGGAAGATGAAAACTCAGATCAGAAG GTCCTCCTTCTGTTCCTCGGCTCCTCAGTCCGCTGGTTTGAGTTCTTGCACCCAGGGCACGTGTACCGGCTCGTGGCTTCTGGCCCTCCC ACATTGATGTTCGAGGAGGGTGGTTCATCCTGCGTGTCGCAGCATCCTCTGGAGCTGGCTGGCTGTGCATCCTGCCTCACTGTCCAGGATGAATGGACTGTGGAACTTGCAAGCTCTCAGGACATCCCGGAGGTGCTGGGTATCCGCCCGACACTGCCTGAATCCTCACTGACTGACCTGCTCAGTGGCAA TTTCGCAGATTCCTTGGTGTCTTTTTCAGCTGAGATTGTGTCACATCTCTGGATGAAGCCTG GGAGCTCTGGGACTGTGAGACGGTGTGTGAAGCTCACCGTAGCTCTGGAGACTGCCGACTACAAATTCCCCCCTCACTTGGATGTGTATATTGAAGACCCACACTTGCCGCCCCCACTGGGACTTCTTCCCGGAGCCCGAGTCCACTTTCACCAGCTGGAGAAAAGGGTTTCCAG GTCCCACAACGTTTATTGTTGCTTCCGGTCGTCAACCTGTGTGCAGGTCCTGCATTTCCCCCCGGATACTACGGTCAG TGCCCCCCTGCCCCACATCTACCTGACTGAACTTCTGCAAGGTGACAAGGCCCCATTTCGGGCCACTGCTTCTTGCCATGTCGTTTCTGTCTTCAGCCTTCATCTCCTCTGGGTGTGTGCTCACTGTACCAGCATCTGCCCACAG GGAAGGTGTCCTCGTCAGAGCCCCGCTTGCCCCACTCAGACATCTGTAAGCCAGGCCAGCATCAG GCTCCTGGTGGAGGATGGGACTGCAGAAGCTGTGGTGACCTGTAGAAATCATCAAGTGGCAGCAGTTCTAGGGCTGTGTCCCAGTGAGTGGACCTCCCTCCTCGAGATTGTCCGAGGGCCGGGGAAAGTGGCCTTGCAATTTACGGGGCCTGGAGCCCAACTTGAG TCCTCAGCTGAGGTGGATGAGCCCTTGACCCTCTTCCTCTGGACCCTCTGTACCAGTTTCTCTGTCCTCCGCCCTATGGTGCTTTCTTTTGAGCTGGAGAGAAAACCCTCCAAGATCATCCCATTAG aAGCTCCTCGGCTACAGCGATTCCAGTGTGGGGAGTCCCCTTTCCTGACTCGAGTGAACCCCAAGATCCGACTGTCATGCCTCTCTATCCAGGAGCCTGAGCACCCCAATGCCCTGGGGGCCTTAGTTTCCTCCTGCTAA